One window from the genome of Rhodocyclaceae bacterium encodes:
- a CDS encoding 2-dehydropantoate 2-reductase, with protein MPSPAPRIVFVGAGAIGGYAGALLKKASHDVTLVDGWPEHVEKIRRDGFAIDGMTPEESVVVPVEALHICDVPQLSKRPPFDIAVIAMKSYDTEWAAHLIKPYVAPGGYFVSMQNSINEERLAGVVGWGKTVGCCVSLLAAELDGPGHVQRHIHLGGEKHTVYRIGEVHGRITPRVEQFAALMRAADSAKATTNLWGERWSKLIINVMRNGLCAATGLGGNGRDLAQQTRRISIKLGSEAVRVGQALGYSISPQQGLEPETLALAGEGHADALTEIENVLIELAGRRGDGQRPSMAQDMHKGRRTEIDYLNGMIAAEGAKIGVQAPVNARLTELVGRVERGEFTPSPGLVADWKVIG; from the coding sequence ATGCCCAGCCCCGCTCCCCGCATCGTGTTCGTCGGCGCAGGCGCGATCGGCGGTTACGCCGGCGCATTGCTGAAGAAGGCCAGCCACGACGTGACGCTGGTCGACGGCTGGCCGGAACACGTCGAGAAGATCCGCCGCGACGGCTTCGCAATCGACGGCATGACGCCGGAAGAGTCGGTGGTGGTGCCGGTGGAAGCCCTCCACATCTGCGACGTGCCTCAGCTGTCGAAGCGGCCGCCTTTCGACATCGCGGTGATCGCAATGAAGTCCTACGACACCGAGTGGGCGGCGCACCTGATCAAGCCGTACGTCGCGCCCGGCGGCTACTTCGTGTCGATGCAGAACTCGATCAACGAGGAACGCCTGGCTGGCGTGGTCGGCTGGGGGAAGACGGTCGGCTGCTGCGTGAGCCTGCTCGCCGCGGAACTCGACGGGCCGGGCCATGTGCAACGGCACATCCATCTCGGCGGCGAGAAGCACACCGTCTACCGGATCGGGGAAGTGCACGGGCGGATCACGCCGCGGGTCGAACAGTTCGCCGCGCTGATGCGCGCGGCCGACAGCGCGAAGGCCACCACCAACCTGTGGGGCGAGCGCTGGTCGAAGCTGATCATCAACGTGATGCGCAACGGGCTGTGCGCAGCCACCGGGCTCGGCGGCAACGGCCGCGACCTCGCGCAGCAGACGCGCCGCATCTCGATCAAGCTGGGCTCGGAGGCGGTACGCGTCGGACAGGCGCTCGGCTATTCGATCTCCCCACAGCAGGGGCTGGAGCCGGAGACCCTGGCCCTGGCCGGCGAAGGCCACGCCGATGCGCTGACCGAGATCGAGAACGTGCTGATCGAACTCGCCGGCCGGCGCGGCGACGGACAGCGTCCGTCGATGGCGCAGGACATGCACAAGGGCCGGCGCACCGAGATCGACTACCTGAACGGGATGATCGCTGCCGAGGGCGCGAAGATCGGCGTGCAGGCGCCGGTCAATGCGCGGCTGACCGAGCTGGTCGGACGGGTAGAGCGTGGGGAGTTCACGCCGTCGCCGGGGCTGGTGGCTGACTGGAAAGTGATCGGGTAG
- a CDS encoding isocitrate/isopropylmalate dehydrogenase family protein — protein MDTRREITLIPGDGIGPEVTASARAIVEASGAQFDWDVQPAGLAAQASGLPALGPAVFASIGRTGLALKGPTGTPFGTPYRIEVGAHRMNPTAEPRVYPSVAIALRKEFDLYMNLRPIRSFPAVPSRYQDVDLLIFRENSEDLYLGRERMVDDDTAEAIKTITRGATTRAAKFACETMMRLGRKKLAVAHKSNVLKLTDGLFLRAAMDVAAGYPQIEARDRVIDALCMELVLAPERYDCLLLANLYGDIVSDLGAGLVGGLGMAPGANIGEQCAIFEAVHGTAPDIAGRDIANPMAMILSATMLLKHVGELDAAARIERALTSVLERRDRVTSDLGGGAGGGTRAMTQAIIEAMN, from the coding sequence ATGGACACCAGGCGCGAAATCACACTGATCCCGGGCGATGGCATCGGCCCGGAAGTCACGGCATCCGCGCGGGCCATCGTCGAGGCCAGCGGCGCCCAGTTCGACTGGGATGTCCAGCCGGCCGGACTCGCCGCCCAGGCGTCCGGCCTGCCCGCCCTCGGCCCGGCGGTATTCGCTTCCATCGGCAGGACTGGCCTGGCCCTGAAGGGGCCGACCGGCACGCCGTTCGGCACGCCTTACCGCATCGAGGTCGGCGCGCACCGGATGAATCCGACAGCCGAGCCCCGGGTTTACCCGAGCGTCGCGATCGCGCTGCGCAAGGAGTTCGACCTGTACATGAACCTGCGGCCGATCCGCAGCTTCCCGGCCGTGCCGTCGCGCTACCAGGACGTCGATCTGCTGATTTTTCGCGAGAACAGCGAAGACCTGTATCTCGGGCGCGAGCGCATGGTCGACGACGACACCGCCGAGGCGATCAAGACGATCACCCGCGGCGCGACCACCCGGGCAGCGAAGTTCGCCTGCGAGACGATGATGCGGCTCGGGCGGAAGAAGCTGGCGGTGGCGCACAAGTCGAACGTGCTCAAGCTGACCGACGGCCTCTTCCTGCGCGCCGCGATGGATGTCGCCGCCGGCTACCCGCAGATCGAGGCACGCGACCGGGTGATCGACGCGCTGTGCATGGAACTGGTGCTGGCGCCGGAGCGCTACGATTGCCTGCTGCTGGCGAACCTGTACGGAGACATCGTCTCCGACCTCGGCGCCGGGCTGGTCGGCGGGCTGGGCATGGCACCGGGCGCGAACATCGGCGAGCAGTGCGCGATCTTCGAAGCCGTGCACGGCACCGCGCCGGATATCGCCGGGCGCGACATCGCCAACCCGATGGCGATGATCCTGTCGGCGACGATGCTGCTCAAGCACGTGGGCGAACTGGACGCGGCGGCGCGCATCGAGCGCGCGCTGACCTCGGTTCTCGAGCGGCGCGACCGGGTCACAAGCGACCTGGGCGGTGGCGCGGGCGGCGGCACACGGGCGATGACCCAGGCGATCATCGAAGCGATGAACTAG
- a CDS encoding porin: MKKKLLAAAVVSAFAAPVAFAQTAPANVTIYGSLQMEVFTLKADGANGNPNRNRTNAVSSPGVFFIGFRGTESLGGGLSTIWQVEQGAGGDGTGTSQTWGARNTFLGLSGGFGRAYVGIMDSPYKRVMGINNTATMRAGLTGPQGINAIMNNGDTSGGDPFISSGAGNNTAFSRRVANSVNYDSPSFGGFSVSAQYGANEGRALTTAAGAAAGVNPQLYSLAGTYRGGPFAVGLGWQQHQEFRGVGLDDSSMVLSASWTSGPFLLQGSYSNFKYATATAGDLKRDNWLIGGAYSMGNHRFRLQYQQANDTKGGVGGIGGGSTAIGGVAVFNGSGTDTGAKIVSANYGYLLSKRTELYAFYVKLDNDNNGRTNFAGSAGLGISGGALRGMDADILGVGIAHTF, encoded by the coding sequence GTGAAAAAGAAACTTCTTGCGGCGGCAGTCGTGTCGGCCTTCGCAGCTCCGGTCGCGTTCGCGCAGACCGCTCCGGCCAACGTCACCATCTACGGCAGCCTGCAGATGGAAGTGTTCACGCTGAAGGCCGACGGCGCGAACGGCAATCCGAATCGCAATCGCACGAACGCCGTCAGCAGCCCGGGCGTGTTCTTCATCGGCTTCCGCGGCACCGAGTCCCTCGGTGGCGGCCTGTCGACCATCTGGCAGGTCGAGCAAGGCGCTGGCGGCGACGGCACCGGCACCTCCCAGACCTGGGGCGCGCGCAACACGTTCCTCGGCCTGTCCGGCGGCTTCGGTCGCGCGTACGTGGGTATCATGGACTCCCCGTACAAGCGCGTCATGGGCATCAACAACACCGCCACGATGCGTGCTGGCCTGACCGGTCCGCAGGGCATCAACGCGATCATGAACAACGGCGACACCTCCGGCGGTGATCCGTTCATCAGCTCGGGCGCTGGCAACAACACGGCATTCAGCCGCCGCGTCGCGAACTCGGTGAACTACGATTCGCCGAGCTTCGGTGGATTCTCGGTGTCGGCCCAGTACGGCGCCAACGAAGGCCGTGCGCTGACGACCGCCGCCGGCGCCGCCGCTGGTGTGAACCCGCAACTGTACAGCCTGGCCGGTACGTACCGCGGTGGTCCGTTCGCCGTCGGCCTCGGCTGGCAGCAGCATCAAGAGTTCCGTGGTGTCGGCCTCGACGACTCGTCGATGGTTCTGTCGGCCAGCTGGACCAGCGGCCCGTTCCTGCTTCAGGGCTCGTACAGCAACTTCAAATACGCTACCGCCACCGCTGGCGATCTGAAGCGCGACAACTGGTTGATCGGCGGCGCGTACTCGATGGGCAACCATCGTTTCCGCTTGCAGTACCAGCAAGCCAACGACACGAAAGGCGGGGTCGGCGGCATTGGTGGTGGTTCGACCGCCATCGGCGGCGTCGCTGTGTTCAACGGCTCGGGTACCGACACTGGCGCGAAGATCGTCAGCGCCAACTACGGCTACCTGCTGTCGAAGCGGACGGAACTCTACGCGTTCTACGTGAAGCTGGACAACGACAACAACGGTCGTACCAACTTCGCTGGCTCGGCTGGCCTCGGCATCTCGGGCGGCGCGCTGCGTGGCATGGACGCGGACATCCTGGGTGTCGGTATCGCCCACACGTTCTGA
- a CDS encoding tetratricopeptide repeat protein, with amino-acid sequence MSPDPVGELLAQALRAIQSGWWSDARTLLEQAQQIDGRRPDVLINLGLACLNSGAPRDALVPLKKAVALRPDIPDAHSNLGLALSASGKHKDAVASLARAVRLAPGDAYLRHELGVVCHAAGDTTAALAAFRQALALQPGLVESRFNLGNLLRLDGQPVAAEAAWREVLQAAPGHLPSAQNLGSLLVTQGRAANALQCFESILPGHDGVASLHNGRGNALHDLGRLDEALDAFARAAALDPDSAEIRYNLANQQLQLGQVDAAIDTFRQVLRLDPGHVEAAQNLLYSLNYSDSIPATDIAREHRAFAPVVAGERVPQPGQPARKGGSNGRTVTPSAANAPPVAPSPARAPLRIGFVSADLRTHSVAWFLLPLLEATDRARFEIHCYSSSAKADAMTQRLRAASAGWHPIDTLDDDAAARQVRDDRIDLLIDLSGHSAGQRLGLFARRAAPTQATWLGYPNTTGLPAIDVRLVDAITDPDDDTVQALASERLLRIPGCFVCYEPPPDAPPVEARRADGSGGPIVFGSFNNLQKISATTLDLWTAVLAAEPDSLLVLKAGSLEQPGVQTRLQQAVAARGIDPERLRFLPRDTDVAGHLARYGGIDVALDTFPYHGTTTTCEALWMGVPVVSLAGDRHASRVGASLLAAAGCPQDCATDPDGYVAAALHAARIARADPAVRLRRRERLAASLLLDRARFATHFAEAITQSAT; translated from the coding sequence ATGAGTCCGGACCCGGTCGGTGAACTGCTCGCGCAGGCGTTGCGCGCGATCCAGTCAGGCTGGTGGTCGGATGCAAGGACACTGCTCGAGCAGGCTCAGCAGATCGATGGCCGCCGGCCCGATGTGCTGATCAACCTCGGCCTCGCCTGTCTTAACAGCGGTGCACCGCGCGATGCACTGGTGCCGTTGAAGAAGGCAGTCGCACTCAGGCCCGACATTCCCGATGCCCATTCGAACCTCGGGCTCGCGCTGTCGGCCAGCGGCAAGCACAAGGATGCGGTGGCCAGCCTTGCGCGCGCCGTCCGGCTCGCTCCCGGCGATGCGTACCTGCGGCATGAACTGGGCGTGGTCTGCCATGCTGCTGGCGACACGACGGCGGCGCTGGCTGCGTTCCGGCAGGCGCTTGCGTTGCAGCCGGGGCTTGTCGAGTCGCGGTTCAACCTCGGCAATCTGCTACGCCTCGATGGCCAGCCCGTGGCGGCGGAGGCGGCGTGGCGCGAGGTGCTGCAGGCTGCGCCCGGCCACCTGCCCTCGGCGCAGAACCTCGGCAGCCTGCTGGTCACGCAGGGCCGCGCCGCGAATGCGCTGCAGTGCTTCGAGTCCATCCTGCCTGGCCATGACGGCGTCGCGTCGCTGCATAACGGACGGGGTAACGCGCTGCACGATCTGGGCCGGCTCGATGAGGCGCTGGACGCGTTCGCGCGCGCGGCGGCACTCGACCCGGACAGCGCCGAGATCCGCTACAACCTGGCCAACCAGCAGTTGCAGCTCGGGCAGGTGGACGCCGCGATCGACACCTTCCGGCAGGTGCTGCGGCTCGACCCTGGCCATGTAGAGGCCGCACAGAACCTGCTGTATTCGCTCAACTATTCGGATTCGATCCCGGCTACAGACATCGCTCGCGAGCATCGGGCGTTCGCGCCGGTGGTGGCCGGCGAGCGTGTGCCGCAGCCAGGGCAGCCGGCGCGCAAGGGCGGGTCGAACGGACGGACAGTGACGCCCTCGGCGGCCAACGCGCCGCCCGTGGCACCCTCGCCCGCCCGCGCGCCGCTGCGCATCGGCTTCGTATCGGCCGACCTGCGTACCCATTCGGTCGCCTGGTTCCTGCTGCCGCTGCTGGAGGCGACCGACCGCGCCCGGTTCGAGATTCACTGCTATTCGAGCTCGGCGAAGGCCGATGCCATGACGCAGCGTCTGCGTGCGGCGAGTGCCGGCTGGCATCCGATCGACACACTCGACGACGACGCCGCCGCGCGCCAGGTGCGGGACGACCGTATCGACCTGCTGATTGACCTGTCAGGCCACAGTGCGGGCCAGCGGCTGGGGCTTTTCGCCCGTCGCGCCGCGCCGACGCAGGCGACCTGGCTCGGGTATCCGAACACTACCGGGCTGCCGGCGATCGACGTACGGCTGGTCGACGCGATCACCGATCCGGACGATGACACCGTGCAGGCACTGGCGAGCGAGCGGCTGCTGCGCATCCCCGGCTGCTTCGTCTGTTACGAGCCGCCGCCCGATGCACCGCCGGTCGAGGCGCGCCGGGCGGACGGTAGCGGTGGTCCGATCGTGTTCGGGTCGTTCAACAACCTGCAGAAGATCTCTGCAACCACCCTCGACCTCTGGACGGCAGTACTCGCGGCAGAGCCCGATTCGCTGCTCGTGCTGAAGGCCGGTAGCCTCGAGCAGCCCGGTGTACAGACGCGGCTGCAGCAGGCCGTCGCCGCGCGCGGCATCGATCCGGAGCGGTTACGCTTCCTGCCGCGCGATACCGATGTTGCCGGTCATCTTGCGCGGTACGGCGGCATCGATGTCGCGCTCGACACCTTCCCCTATCACGGCACCACCACCACCTGCGAGGCGCTCTGGATGGGCGTGCCGGTGGTGTCGCTGGCCGGTGACCGGCATGCCAGCCGTGTCGGGGCGAGCCTGCTCGCAGCCGCAGGGTGTCCACAGGACTGCGCCACCGACCCAGACGGGTACGTCGCTGCTGCCCTGCACGCGGCACGCATCGCCCGAGCCGATCCCGCCGTCCGGCTGCGCCGGCGCGAACGACTCGCCGCCAGCCTGCTGCTCGACCGCGCCCGCTTCGCCACCCACTTCGCCGAAGCCATCACCCAGTCCGCGACCTGA
- a CDS encoding CoA transferase — protein sequence MSHIRVLDLTRVLAGPWCGQNLADLGAEVTKVERPGKGDDSRAFGPPWIKDAAGNDTAEAAYFVCANRGKQSVTLDLSKPEAQQIVRRLAAQSDVLLENYKVGDLARYGLGYDDLSKENPGLIYCSITGFGQTGPYKDRPGYDFMAQGMGGLMSVTGERDDLPGGGPQRVGVPIVDIMTGMYASIAVCAAIAHRAVSGRGQYIDMALLDTQVAFLSNQGMNYLATGEAPARLGNTHPNIVPYQTFRTSDGAIILACGNDNLFRKFCEVAGCGELAIDARFATNGKRVENRAALTETLDAVFARRSTKDWVAALEGAGVPNGPINDLKQVFEEPQVIARGMRIDVPHPTAGTVPMVASPMRFSATPIAYEVPPPTLGQHTAEVLAKRLSMSAEEIERLKRDGIV from the coding sequence TTGTCGCATATCCGTGTCCTCGACCTCACCCGCGTGCTCGCCGGCCCGTGGTGCGGGCAGAACCTCGCCGACCTCGGCGCCGAAGTGACCAAGGTCGAGCGACCAGGCAAGGGTGACGACTCGCGCGCGTTCGGGCCGCCGTGGATCAAGGACGCGGCTGGCAACGATACCGCCGAGGCGGCGTACTTCGTCTGCGCGAACCGCGGCAAGCAGTCGGTGACGCTCGACCTGTCGAAGCCCGAGGCGCAGCAGATCGTGCGCCGGCTCGCCGCGCAGTCGGACGTGCTGCTCGAGAACTACAAGGTCGGCGACCTCGCCCGCTACGGGCTGGGTTACGACGATCTGTCGAAGGAGAACCCGGGCCTGATCTACTGCTCGATCACCGGCTTCGGCCAGACCGGCCCTTACAAGGACCGTCCGGGCTACGACTTCATGGCCCAGGGCATGGGCGGCCTGATGAGCGTCACCGGCGAGCGCGACGACCTGCCCGGCGGTGGCCCGCAGCGCGTCGGCGTGCCGATCGTCGACATCATGACCGGCATGTATGCGTCGATCGCAGTGTGCGCGGCGATCGCGCACCGAGCGGTCAGCGGCCGCGGCCAGTACATCGACATGGCCCTGCTCGACACCCAGGTCGCTTTCCTGTCGAACCAGGGCATGAACTACCTCGCCACCGGCGAGGCGCCGGCACGGCTGGGCAACACCCACCCGAACATCGTGCCCTACCAGACGTTCCGCACGTCCGATGGCGCGATCATCCTCGCCTGCGGCAACGACAACCTGTTCCGCAAGTTCTGCGAGGTCGCCGGCTGCGGTGAACTGGCGATCGATGCGCGCTTCGCGACCAACGGCAAGCGGGTCGAGAACCGCGCGGCGCTCACCGAGACCCTGGATGCGGTGTTCGCCCGGCGCAGCACTAAGGATTGGGTGGCGGCGCTGGAGGGCGCTGGCGTGCCCAACGGCCCGATCAACGACCTGAAGCAGGTGTTCGAGGAACCGCAGGTCATCGCGCGCGGCATGCGTATCGACGTGCCGCATCCCACCGCCGGCACGGTGCCGATGGTGGCGAGCCCGATGCGCTTCTCGGCCACGCCGATCGCCTACGAGGTGCCGCCGCCGACGCTCGGCCAGCATACCGCCGAGGTGCTGGCGAAGCGGCTGTCGATGTCGGCCGAAGAGATCGAACGGCTGAAGCGCGACGGCATCGTCTGA
- a CDS encoding tetratricopeptide repeat protein, which produces MSAPIPAPPVSPDRFKAGAAVVAALCAVLAIVVVALYFRALDNPLVFDDRALMNPRVLAQYAQSMFAFDMRWFSYVTLGWTWALAGDSLPVHRSINLVLHSATCIALFMLLRAVFERVLLPAREPAGRLPGMTDWSDDAPCWYAFAGALLFAVHPVSVYGVAYLVQRSIVMATLFSILSLLCFLRGMEGGRVAWYLAAALCYFVALFSKEHAVMLPAVAMALAVLVDGGRADRGADPYSGQPTSQRTFGQSLAALLPLLRSLWLPILLYSAIALFVIARTRGIFGAPYEPFVAEMLAEVDSGRPQLSLENVYPLSVLTQLWLFFGYLGTWLLPNPAWMSIDLRPGFARTLTEVPQLLGVPLAIGYAALATWMLLAGRTLRLLGFALLAPLLLFSTELSTVRLQEPMVLYRSYLWMFALPAALPLLGHLLPTRAALGVLLVAAVVLCFPASNRLASFETPLRLWDDAVKKLDEPWQLGAERPFIVRGLEQLRLGRAREALADFQRAIAIAPGEFSANLNAGVALMQLGQPEEALGYYRRAFELRPKSGEPAANASAALLALGDVRAAAEAAQQATTLDPKSAIGWTNLGLARLRMGQAEPAREAIERSLTLRPDDAGTLAARATLSMAAKQPDRAMADLQRAVTANPRSSSAFYNRGTLYAQMGDLDAALRDFSRAIELDPGSREALANRATALFLKGSNDAALADLNRLVALDPGNPRALATRAQGLARSGRQAESLVDVEAALKLSERNGELWMMRGLLLGGLQRPADAKESFRNACSLGVREACSR; this is translated from the coding sequence ATGTCCGCGCCGATCCCCGCGCCCCCGGTTTCGCCCGACCGGTTCAAGGCAGGCGCGGCGGTGGTGGCGGCGCTGTGCGCCGTGCTGGCCATCGTCGTGGTGGCGCTCTACTTCCGCGCGCTCGACAACCCGCTGGTGTTCGATGACCGCGCGCTGATGAACCCGCGCGTGCTCGCGCAGTATGCGCAGTCGATGTTCGCGTTCGACATGCGCTGGTTCTCCTATGTCACGCTCGGCTGGACATGGGCGCTGGCCGGCGACAGCCTGCCGGTCCATCGGTCGATCAATCTCGTGCTGCACTCGGCCACCTGCATCGCCCTCTTCATGCTGCTGCGCGCGGTATTCGAGCGGGTGCTGCTGCCAGCCAGGGAACCGGCTGGCCGCCTGCCCGGCATGACCGACTGGTCGGACGACGCGCCCTGCTGGTATGCCTTCGCCGGCGCGCTGCTGTTCGCCGTGCATCCGGTCTCGGTGTATGGCGTCGCCTACCTGGTGCAGCGAAGCATCGTGATGGCGACGCTGTTCTCGATCCTGTCGCTGCTGTGCTTCCTGCGCGGCATGGAGGGCGGACGGGTTGCCTGGTACCTGGCCGCGGCGCTGTGCTACTTCGTTGCGCTGTTCTCGAAGGAACACGCCGTGATGCTGCCGGCCGTCGCGATGGCGCTGGCGGTGCTGGTCGATGGCGGGCGCGCCGATCGTGGCGCGGACCCCTACAGCGGCCAGCCGACGAGCCAGCGCACCTTCGGACAGTCGCTCGCCGCGCTGCTGCCCCTGCTGCGTTCACTGTGGCTGCCGATCCTGCTCTATTCAGCGATCGCCCTGTTCGTGATCGCGCGCACGCGTGGCATCTTCGGTGCCCCGTACGAGCCGTTCGTGGCCGAGATGCTGGCCGAGGTCGACAGTGGGCGTCCGCAGTTGTCGCTCGAGAACGTGTATCCGCTGTCGGTACTCACACAGCTCTGGCTGTTCTTCGGCTACCTCGGCACCTGGCTGCTGCCCAATCCAGCCTGGATGTCGATCGACCTGCGGCCCGGATTCGCGCGCACGCTCACCGAGGTGCCCCAGTTGCTGGGAGTGCCGCTCGCCATAGGCTACGCCGCGCTTGCGACCTGGATGCTGCTCGCCGGGCGCACGCTGCGCCTGCTCGGGTTCGCGCTGCTCGCCCCGTTGCTGCTGTTCAGCACCGAGCTGTCCACGGTGCGGCTGCAGGAGCCGATGGTGCTGTACCGCAGCTACCTGTGGATGTTCGCGCTGCCGGCCGCACTGCCGCTGCTCGGCCACCTGCTGCCGACGCGCGCTGCACTCGGCGTACTGCTGGTCGCCGCCGTCGTGCTCTGCTTCCCCGCATCGAACAGGCTCGCCAGCTTCGAGACGCCGCTGCGCCTGTGGGACGATGCAGTGAAGAAGCTGGACGAACCCTGGCAGCTCGGCGCCGAACGTCCGTTCATCGTGCGCGGCCTCGAGCAGTTGCGGCTCGGACGTGCGCGCGAGGCCCTGGCCGACTTCCAGCGGGCAATCGCCATCGCGCCGGGCGAGTTCAGCGCGAACCTCAACGCCGGCGTCGCGCTGATGCAGCTGGGCCAGCCGGAGGAGGCGCTCGGCTACTACCGCCGCGCCTTCGAGCTCAGGCCGAAGAGCGGCGAGCCAGCGGCCAACGCGTCGGCCGCCCTGCTGGCGCTAGGCGACGTGCGCGCCGCAGCCGAAGCAGCGCAACAGGCGACCACGCTCGATCCGAAGAGCGCGATCGGCTGGACCAACCTCGGGCTGGCCCGACTGCGCATGGGCCAGGCGGAGCCGGCGCGCGAAGCGATCGAGCGTAGCCTGACACTGCGTCCGGACGATGCCGGCACGCTTGCCGCCCGGGCAACGCTGTCGATGGCCGCGAAGCAGCCGGACCGGGCAATGGCCGACCTGCAGCGCGCGGTCACAGCCAACCCGCGATCGTCCTCCGCGTTCTACAACCGCGGCACGCTGTACGCGCAGATGGGCGACCTCGACGCCGCGCTGCGCGACTTCAGCCGCGCGATCGAGCTAGATCCCGGTTCGCGCGAGGCTTTGGCCAACCGCGCGACGGCGCTGTTCCTCAAGGGCAGCAACGACGCAGCACTGGCCGACCTGAACCGGCTGGTCGCGCTGGACCCGGGCAATCCGCGGGCGCTCGCCACCCGTGCCCAGGGCCTGGCGCGCAGCGGCCGGCAGGCCGAGTCCCTGGTCGACGTCGAAGCGGCGCTGAAACTGAGCGAGCGCAATGGCGAACTCTGGATGATGCGCGGGCTGCTGCTCGGCGGGCTGCAGCGGCCTGCCGATGCGAAGGAGAGCTTCAGGAACGCCTGCTCGCTCGGCGTGCGCGAGGCCTGCTCGCGCTGA
- a CDS encoding EVE domain-containing protein, which yields MRHWLMKSEPDVFGIDHLAKEPGRTAAWWGVRNYQARNFMRDDMSVGDLAFFYHSSCAEPGIVGLMKVAKKAYPDITQFDPASEYHDPKSMPEAPRWMNVDMKLVKKTRLVPLAELRAHPELASLRILQRGNRLSITPIEPAEWAFIAGLIDRGA from the coding sequence ATGCGCCACTGGCTGATGAAGTCCGAACCCGATGTCTTCGGCATCGACCATCTCGCGAAGGAACCGGGGCGCACTGCCGCCTGGTGGGGCGTACGCAACTACCAGGCGCGCAACTTCATGCGCGACGACATGTCGGTCGGTGACCTCGCGTTCTTCTACCACTCGAGTTGCGCTGAGCCGGGCATCGTCGGCCTCATGAAGGTGGCGAAGAAAGCCTATCCGGATATCACCCAGTTCGATCCGGCCAGCGAGTACCATGACCCGAAGTCCATGCCCGAGGCGCCGCGCTGGATGAACGTCGACATGAAGCTGGTGAAGAAGACCCGGCTGGTTCCGCTGGCAGAACTGCGCGCGCATCCCGAACTCGCCAGCCTGCGCATCCTGCAGCGGGGCAACCGGCTGTCCATCACGCCGATCGAGCCGGCTGAATGGGCGTTCATCGCCGGGCTGATCGACCGGGGCGCCTGA